The Thermostichus vulcanus str. 'Rupite' genome includes a region encoding these proteins:
- a CDS encoding DUF1997 domain-containing protein gives MSIASSKPVVPASDCQDCDGASEQPQLAKVQQDFVPLTRLDLQATRRGQVDLETDRETLAHYLRGHSQWIQHCFRPLRVEALSADSYKLEFFRIGGLGFELEPCFGVKIWPDENDVFRLTSIELPGDAALPYHVDCRAAFRLEELSGSPDLPPLTRVHWDLHLDIWLTLPGFLQVLPHKLVRRVANQVVQQVTRSMSDRLTHNVCSDFYHSIDRPGHRYRLVSVG, from the coding sequence ATGTCTATCGCCAGCTCCAAGCCCGTCGTTCCGGCAAGTGATTGTCAGGATTGCGATGGAGCCTCTGAACAGCCGCAACTCGCCAAAGTCCAGCAGGACTTCGTCCCACTAACGCGACTGGATTTACAAGCCACACGGCGTGGACAGGTGGATCTGGAAACGGATCGAGAAACCCTGGCGCACTACTTGCGCGGCCATTCTCAGTGGATCCAGCACTGCTTCCGGCCCCTGCGGGTGGAGGCTTTGTCGGCAGATAGCTACAAGCTGGAGTTTTTTCGCATTGGCGGTTTGGGCTTCGAGCTAGAGCCTTGTTTTGGGGTCAAAATTTGGCCTGACGAGAATGATGTGTTTCGTCTCACCTCGATCGAGCTGCCTGGTGATGCCGCTCTGCCCTACCACGTGGATTGTCGAGCCGCGTTTCGATTGGAGGAATTGAGTGGATCTCCAGATCTTCCACCGCTCACCCGTGTTCACTGGGATCTGCACCTGGACATCTGGCTCACTTTGCCTGGGTTTTTACAGGTACTGCCCCACAAATTGGTGCGGCGGGTGGCCAACCAGGTGGTACAACAGGTAACCCGCAGCATGAGTGACCGTCTTACCCACAATGTCTGTTCCGATTTTTATCACTCGATCGATCGGCCTGGGCATCGCTACCGTTTGGTTTCTGTGGGTTGA